From a region of the Paraburkholderia hospita genome:
- a CDS encoding cation:proton antiporter, with amino-acid sequence MHHGIGFIQDLAVVMALAGVVTVLFHRLKQPVVLGYIAAGVIIGPYTPPFQLIHDEQTIQTLGELGVVFLMFSLGLEFSLRKLFKVGATAIVAALSEIVLMLWIGYEIGSAFGWSSMDSLFLGAILAISSTTIIVKALSELGLKRESFAQLVFGILIVEDILAIAMLVLLSGIAQTGELSAGVAFVTLGKLMLFMTVSLVVGILVVPRALNYVAKSQSDEMLLVSVLGFCFAFCLLVVKLDYSIALGAFLIGAIMAESRHLHRIEHLIAPLRDAFSAIFFVTIGLMLNPAVLVDYAWPIAVITVAVILGKIVSCGLGTFLAGKDGRTAMRVGMTVSQIGEFSFIIASLGLTLKVTSAFLYPIAVAVSALTTLFTPYLIRAADPLTQRLGRAMPRTVANVFGMYGQWLGSLRPASGEPTVFGLTRRIILQIAVNLAIVAAIFLGASYGAPYGSGFIEKWLPSEPMQRVVLWSAALLVSLPFLVAVYRKTKSLALLLAEISVQPAKAGRFTSAIRYAISDLVPVVSMLGVFLLVAALSSTILPPTGLLVAVLVVAALLLTLLWRWCVRIHATMQIALRETFDEQPDP; translated from the coding sequence ATGCACCACGGCATCGGCTTCATTCAGGATCTGGCAGTCGTAATGGCGCTCGCCGGCGTCGTTACCGTGCTGTTCCATCGCCTGAAACAGCCGGTGGTGCTCGGCTATATCGCGGCGGGCGTGATCATCGGGCCGTACACGCCGCCGTTCCAGCTGATCCACGACGAGCAGACCATCCAGACGCTCGGCGAACTCGGCGTCGTGTTCCTGATGTTTTCGCTGGGTCTCGAGTTCAGCCTGCGCAAGCTGTTCAAGGTCGGCGCGACGGCCATCGTCGCCGCGCTGTCGGAGATCGTGCTGATGCTGTGGATCGGCTACGAGATCGGCAGCGCGTTCGGCTGGAGTTCGATGGATTCGCTGTTTCTCGGCGCGATCCTCGCTATTTCGTCGACCACCATCATCGTCAAGGCGCTCTCCGAACTCGGCCTCAAGCGTGAGAGCTTCGCGCAACTGGTGTTCGGCATTCTGATCGTCGAGGACATTCTCGCCATTGCGATGCTGGTGCTGCTGTCGGGTATTGCGCAGACGGGCGAGCTGTCGGCGGGCGTCGCGTTCGTCACGCTCGGCAAGCTGATGCTGTTCATGACGGTGTCACTGGTGGTCGGCATTCTGGTCGTGCCACGCGCGCTCAACTACGTCGCGAAGTCGCAGAGCGACGAGATGCTGCTCGTCTCCGTGCTCGGCTTCTGCTTCGCGTTCTGCCTGCTGGTCGTCAAGCTCGACTACAGCATCGCGCTCGGCGCGTTCCTGATCGGCGCGATCATGGCCGAGTCGCGCCACCTGCACCGCATCGAGCATCTGATCGCGCCGCTGCGCGACGCGTTCTCGGCGATCTTCTTCGTGACCATCGGGCTGATGCTCAACCCGGCCGTGCTGGTCGACTACGCGTGGCCGATCGCCGTCATCACGGTTGCCGTGATTCTCGGCAAGATCGTCTCGTGCGGGCTCGGCACCTTCCTCGCGGGCAAGGACGGGCGCACGGCGATGCGCGTCGGCATGACGGTGTCGCAGATCGGCGAGTTCTCGTTCATCATCGCGTCGCTCGGCCTCACGCTGAAGGTGACGAGCGCGTTCCTCTATCCGATTGCCGTAGCCGTCTCCGCGCTGACGACGCTCTTCACGCCCTACCTGATCCGCGCCGCCGACCCGCTCACGCAACGCCTTGGCCGCGCGATGCCGCGCACGGTCGCCAACGTGTTCGGCATGTACGGGCAGTGGCTCGGCAGTCTGCGGCCTGCTTCGGGCGAGCCGACCGTGTTCGGCCTCACGCGTCGGATCATTCTGCAGATCGCGGTCAATCTCGCGATCGTCGCGGCGATTTTTCTGGGCGCGTCTTATGGCGCGCCTTACGGGAGTGGATTTATCGAGAAATGGCTGCCGTCCGAGCCGATGCAGCGCGTCGTGCTATGGAGCGCGGCGCTGCTCGTCTCGCTGCCGTTTCTCGTCGCCGTCTACCGGAAGACCAAGTCGCTTGCGCTGTTGCTGGCCGAAATCAGCGTGCAGCCGGCGAAGGCAGGGCGCTTCACGAGCGCGATCCGCTACGCCATTTCGGACCTCGTGCCTGTCGTTTCGATGCTAGGCGTGTTTCTGCTCGTCGCGGCGCTGTCGAGCACGATTCTGCCGCCGACGGGCCTGCTCGTCGCCGTGCTGGTCGTCGCCGCGCTGCTGCTGACGCTGTTGTGGCGCTGGTGCGTGCGGATTCACGCGACGATGCAGATCGCGCTGCGCGAAACCTTCGATGAGCAGCCCGATCCATGA